Genomic segment of Saccharomycodes ludwigii strain NBRC 1722 chromosome VI, whole genome shotgun sequence:
TTCGTTCCTGTTACTTAAATTCAAATCAGCTAGTTGTCTTGCTGGTGAATGTTGTCTAGACATAGAATTGGTCATCCCGCCCGTGGGCTGGTCTAAAAATACAGGTTTTAACACCTGCTCATCAAAGTTTTGAAACCATTGATCattagaaaataatgaaCCAACAGTTTCCCTGAAACTTTGTCTATTATCAACCCCTCtgttaatattgttattattatcattactgCTACCATTATTTGGATTATCTGTATATGAGGGTAAAGAAGAAACCACTCTGGGAGTTTCGATATCAAATTCATCGTCAGAATCTTCAGAGTTTTCATCTGCACATCCAGtcttaatatttaaaatttccaaCATACCAGCAGTAGTACcaccaaaaacaataacagttaaaacaacaacaaccaagACTGTGGCTAATAAAGTAAATTTGTATTCACCTTTCATACCCATAGCTAATGCTACACCAACTGCACCTCTTAAGCCTGCCCAAAATGTCATCATTTGATACTGGTAAGGAATTTCATCAGGAATTTCATCTGGATTAAAACTAGTTAAGGATGATCCGCTATTATAAAcagcttttcttttaactCTTTGTTTGTGAACCCAATTAACTGCATGAGAAAGCGGAAACACCGCACACCATCTAGATACACAAATAGAAATAGCtgtgataataattaataaggGTTTGTAGACTAATTCAACCTCTGTAAATAGAGCTAAGcctaaataaatgaaaataaaattttctgACAATCTAGCCAAAAGttggaaaatatatttaatagcAACCTGCGTTCTTCTAGACATATTATAGTAGGCATAGTGTTTTAAGGTAATGccacaaaataataaagatacaATACCACTCATGTGACAAccattagaaaaaaaatatgactCGTAAGCGACCAACAAGACTATACAGGTTTCGATTTGAGGGAATCTTCTAATGTAGGTATGTTTCAAAAGCAAGGCGACTAGAATACCAACAAGCACACCTATTAGGAGTGAGACACTAAACGTCATTAGAAAAGAACCTAATCCctcaaaaaaagatgagGCCTTTGCTGGTTTATCATGAAATTTTTGACATGTTTCAAACATAACAATAGATATAGCATcatttaataaagattcaccaaaaataattgtaTATAACTTGGGGTCCACCTTGTAGGCATTGaaaattgataaaattgtaACCGGATCTGTCGCTGATAATGTTGCACCGACACTTAGCGCGTCAACAAAGGAAATATGAATATTCTCTAGTCCCAAAGAGGtccaaataaataaaattataccCAAGACTATTGCAGATATTAATGTACCTGGGATAGCAAAGGTTAAGATTGAAcctatattattaaagaaatttcGTTGATTCAATTCGTAGCctgaatttaaaataataggaggtaacaaaatattgaaGAAATAAGAAGAATTGAAGGTAACGCTATCTTGAATATAATGACCGGGAAGTAATCTAATAATTAATCCAATGACCATCCCATAAAAAATAGACAAAACAGTTTCATGAACTGCTCTGATTTTCCTTTGagttaaataataacttgACCATAGAGcagatattaataaaaacagtAAAATGAATAGGGCCCAAGACGAAAATATTTCTTCTGCTATAGGATTCGCTTCTCCATCATCTGGATCTGTAATGGGTGTCTGATCTCCTGGTGCACCAATACCATTACTCGGTGGTAAATTTTCATCGTCATCGTCACCGCTGATACTATCTTTCCCCCCTAAAAATGCAGTGGTAGTTTTAAGAAGCAAACTAATTGCTAACCATTGAAGTGTCATTTaaactttatatttttctaatttttatatagttaaaaaaatcgtACTCTCTCATAtttagaaaagaagaagaaaaaaaaaaaaaaaaactttcttCTATGAACCGGTAGTAAACAGATTTGTgttttaaaggaaaaaaaaaaaaaaaaaaaaaaataaaaaaataaaaaaataaaaaaataaaaaaagagagagaaacATTCGAAATAGATAGAgtatcaaatatataacCTTTATAaatggataaaaaaaaaaacgtgtttctaaaatagaaaaaattggttcCTAGCAGGATCGAACTGCTGATCCCCGCGTTATTAGCACGGTGCCTTAACCAACTGGGCCAAGGAACCTTAGATTAAAAGTGTCGTAATATGAAATCAAGTAAACGCATATTACAACCAACATATAAAGTAATAAAGAATGTCCACCGCAAGAAGTAAAGTAATAAATAAGTCAACCTCAAAAGTGCTACGCTCATTCAAAGCAGATCATGAAATCACTACTAAGATAACACAACAACGAAATGttggaaaagattaatatgaacatcaaatataaatgtgaaaataaatcatatataaagagatgatttattatcaagttattcatcaaaagtatttaagttatagttttaaataatctttattatatattattattataatatgtAAAGACCTAAatagaacaagaaattaattaccaTAATCCGAACCCGTAATTATTACGACTAATCCTGAGTTACGCTTACGATAAAAAGATCGTAATTTAAagtatattaaattatatattaaaaatgttttaaaaaaaaagggggcGGATATATGAAAGgggatttttttttccatatgaaaaaaaaaaaaataaaaaattgataaaaagtatattttatcaatatattttttcttttctttcgtttcctcttttttttctttttctttctttccttcCTTTTTTAGTTTCTGTAGGaagaatattatatatatatatatatatatgtagcTTTTTTCACCCttcctttttctcttaTTTCTTGTAAACTAAAGAACCGTTCAAGACCttctaaaaatttaaaactagAGCattataaattgaaaataaattgaaaataaattgaaaataaattgaaaaaaaaaaaaatataagtaATTTACACGGGCAAAATGAGTTTATACTTTACTTTactatttttgatattaattACCGAAATGAgtgtattgtttttattaatattaccTTTGCCATATTTGGTTCGTAGACAGTACACCACTTTATACTACAAATTTGCTTCTTTACCACAAGTTAAAACAGTTATAGTTATATCAGGTTTATTAGTTGGTACTTTATTTGTAGATTCATGGAAGAGGtcaagattattattaccggAGGACCGTACTCTGATTACACCAGAATTGTTGGCTTCCAAGGCTTATAATCAACGTAACGTTTACATTGCtggatttattttatattttgcaCTTTGTATCCCTATAACCATGAGTATCGTAAGAAGATTGGTGAAATATGAGGAGTTGAATAGAGCCAAAGAAGCTTCTTCTGGTACCGCTACTGAAAAGGAGGAACAAGACAATGAAATTACTGAgttacaaaaacaattgaaaaacaaacaagCGTCATTAACGGCTATGGAATCgcaatataaaaatttgcaATTACACGTGGAAAAAGAATTGGATGATGAAAATGGGAAGCCATCTATTGAGgataaaaagaaagcaTGATATGAAGTTGGGATGTAATTAGTAGATTTATGTACAATTATATACTAGCACAGTTTAATACATTCAACAATAAGACCATTTGGATCGGTacaatttcttttcttttcttttctcttaCATACCccgatttattttttgaagatTTTGAGTACACGTAAATATCGATTGGAATAGCATTCGGATAACttactttaatttttttttttagcaatGCCGTTTAAAAACACCTGAGAAATTGTGCACTGAGTAATTATGTACGGTGTGATTTCTTATGTAgtgttttctttattacAAATTTACAAATGACTTCGTTTAAATTTACCAACTGACCCGTGTACGAGCATTTCTGtgacattttattttatttttttatttataaatcaatttaaaaaaaaaaaaaaaaaaaaaaaaaactaaaataaatatcgatataaattcattaaaataaaataaaaataaaaataaaaataaaaataaaaataaatgaatgaATGAATGAGTTATATAGTGGCATTGATATGTTATTCTACTTCGAACTCTTGTACATGTCTGGGCGAAAATCTAatgcttttgtttttttctttttctttttcttttttctttttcttttcttttcttttttcttttctttcttcttacCACTTCCTTTtctctcttctttttcctttccatttttttaatgtctCTTAATTTCATTTCGTGTAAACAGGGTGTCACTGGGAACACCCAAGATTAATACAGTTAGAAGCTACTCATTAGCATATTAATACAAGCATCTAAACAACAAAATGTCTCGTCCAATCGTTCTTTCAGGTCCTAGTGGTACTGGTAAATCAActctattaaaaaaattgtttatagAGTACCCAAACAAATTTGGGTTTTCTGTTTCTTCTACTACTAGGAGTCCACGTCCAGGTGAAGTTAATGGTAAGgattataattttgtttctgTTGATGAGTTTAAAGATTTGATAAGTAAAAACGCTTTTATTGAATGGGCTCAGTTCAGTGGTAACTACTATGGTACCACTATTAAATCTGTCAAAGAAGTCACTTCTACTGGCAAGACTTGTATCTTAGATATAGATATGCAAGGCGTTAAATCTGTCAAGAACACTGATTTAAATgccaaatatttgtttattagtCCACCAAGCATTGTGACTTTAAAACAAAGATTGAGTGATAGAGGTACTGAGACTCCGGAATCTTTGAACAAAAGATTGAGTGCTGCTAATGCTGAATTAGAGTATGCTAAGACTGGTGCCCACGATAAGATTATAGTTAACGATAATTTAGACAAAGCATacaaagaattaaaagagtttatttttgaaggAAAACAATAGTCCAAATGatgtataaaaaataaagtatatatatatatatatgatgTATATGGTACttgtttttcttaatttctTCAGCTAACTGATGCTGAATTTATTCCACGGACTTCGGTATTTTTACTCAAATGGGCTTTTCATTTGACatcttattaaaatttttttttatccaaaataaatattaaaaatttacaacCAAGCTTTCTTAAATTACGACAAATAAATCACAAGTACTTTTCCTTTggttaaaatatttatattcacATTAATTTCGATTAACAAGATATCAACTGGTTCCTTTtaattatctttttctttaacgCAGATAAGAACCcaaaaaacataataataataataataataataataataaatatataaatatctaTTCAGCTGTATTTAActtattaaattatctaTCCTTTATACACTGCTAAATTTCTTAAAGAAGAGGCTAGTAACATAAACGATAccaaacaaacaaagaaacaaaaaaaaaaaaaaaaatgtcacAACTTCCATCAAGTTTCGATAATTCTAATGTTGAATATGCAGAAGAAATGCCGTTTTGGGATAAAGTTGCATTTCATTGTAAACAACAACCGTTAGTTCCATTAGGGTGTGCTTTGACAACAATAGCTGTTATTTTAGCtgctaaaaatattaaatctGGCGATAAGAGAAGAGCTCAGTATTGGTTTAGATGGCGTGTCGGTTTACAGGGAGCAACTTTAGTTGTTTTGGTTGCGGGTAGTTTCTTGTATGGTAAAAACTCtcaagaaagaaaaacacAAGATGAATTAATGAAAGACAAGGCAAAGATGAGAGAGAGGTTATGGATTCAGGAGCTAGAAAGAAGAGATGAAGAAATGAAGGCCAGGAAAAAGAGAGCTGAATTAGCCAGGATTAAGGCACAGGAGATGGAGAATGAAACTTCCAAAATTCAAGaggaattgaaaaaattggaaaaagaaattcaAGAAGgatcaaataataaaaattaattctttAAGCTAAAAGTATAATGTTAGGATCTAGAGAGTgagtataattttttcctgtaaatataaataacagAAAAGATGAGTcgataatcttttttttttttttttctttcttttttccttttttaaaacaaatatttatatacatcttttattaattatgtTTAGCCTTTATAATTGAAATTTCTATGTCTTAGATGgcatattaatatatatatcaataaaacattcataagcttttttttaatattataaataacattattttattgtaatTGATGaagtttttaatattgtaAGCAAATATTGATGAATATTAAATTACTGATTTCTAAAAGTTACAATCTAATTTATAATACTTGTGATCGCtttactaattttttttgttttttttctctctctctttttttttttttttttttttttttttttttttcttaatatttAAGAACAAGTGGCAAAcgcaaaaaaattaaaatcaactaatttttttaataaggGTTGTAGGATTTGTTTAGGTCAGTTGCAATCCCCttctcaaaaaaaaaaaaaaagtaaaagtaaaaagaaacaacgagctatataaaaataagtaaataCAATGTCGAAAAGGTCCAATGCAAATAGCAATTCCAATGTATACACTGCATTGTCCCAAATCACAGTAAGCGTTTGGAGCTcagataaaaatttaatacaATCCAATGAAATCATTAGAGTTCACCCAGCCTGTAAAATATCTAAAATTTTGCAATAtgttcattttttgttgaaatcTACAAAACGTACTGATAATGACTTATGCAATGTCAATGCTTACTGCTTACTATATAAGCAGAAAGTTTTAGACTTAAACTCCACAATAGGCACTATTAAAGATCCCGAAACATCAATTTTTAGTTTAGAGTTTGAACTAGACACAAACAAAGCTAATAACGACAACGGTCATCCACAAATCAAATTCCTAAGTTATTCTCCGCAagattttgttgttaaCAATATAAAGGTAGAATGCCAGATTAATACACTATCCAgctataaaatattaaattttgatCCCATTGAGA
This window contains:
- a CDS encoding uncharacterized protein (similar to Saccharomyces cerevisiae YKL065C | YET1 | Yeast Endoplasmic reticulum Transmembrane protein (paralog of YMR040W | YET2)) — protein: MSVLFLLILPLPYLVRRQYTTLYYKFASLPQVKTVIVISGLLVGTLFVDSWKRSRLLLPEDRTLITPELLASKAYNQRNVYIAGFILYFALCIPITMSIVRRLVKYEELNRAKEASSGTATEKEEQDNEITELQKQLKNKQASLTAMESQYKNLQLHVEKELDDENGKPSIEDKKKA
- the GUK1 gene encoding guanylate kinase (similar to Saccharomyces cerevisiae YDR454C | GUK1 | GUanylate Kinase), which produces MSRPIVLSGPSGTGKSTLLKKLFIEYPNKFGFSVSSTTRSPRPGEVNGKDYNFVSVDEFKDLISKNAFIEWAQFSGNYYGTTIKSVKEVTSTGKTCILDIDMQGVKSVKNTDLNAKYLFISPPSIVTLKQRLSDRGTETPESLNKRLSAANAELEYAKTGAHDKIIVNDNLDKAYKELKEFIFEGKQ
- the RCF1 gene encoding respiratory supercomplex assembly factor RCF1 (similar to Saccharomyces cerevisiae YML030W | RCF1 | Respiratory superComplex Factor) — its product is MSQLPSSFDNSNVEYAEEMPFWDKVAFHCKQQPLVPLGCALTTIAVILAAKNIKSGDKRRAQYWFRWRVGLQGATLVVLVAGSFLYGKNSQERKTQDELMKDKAKMRERLWIQELERRDEEMKARKKRAELARIKAQEMENETSKIQEELKKLEKEIQEGSNNKN
- the NHX1 gene encoding bifunctional K:H/Na:H antiporter NHX1 (similar to Saccharomyces cerevisiae YDR456W | NHX1 | Na+/H+ eXchanger), whose translation is MTLQWLAISLLLKTTTAFLGGKDSISGDDDDENLPPSNGIGAPGDQTPITDPDDGEANPIAEEIFSSWALFILLFLLISALWSSYYLTQRKIRAVHETVLSIFYGMVIGLIIRLLPGHYIQDSVTFNSSYFFNILLPPIILNSGYELNQRNFFNNIGSILTFAIPGTLISAIVLGIILFIWTSLGLENIHISFVDALSVGATLSATDPVTILSIFNAYKVDPKLYTIIFGESLLNDAISIVMFETCQKFHDKPAKASSFFEGLGSFLMTFSVSLLIGVLVGILVALLLKHTYIRRFPQIETCIVLLVAYESYFFSNGCHMSGIVSLLFCGITLKHYAYYNMSRRTQVAIKYIFQLLARLSENFIFIYLGLALFTEVELVYKPLLIIITAISICVSRWCAVFPLSHAVNWVHKQRVKRKAVYNSGSSLTSFNPDEIPDEIPYQYQMMTFWAGLRGAVGVALAMGMKGEYKFTLLATVLVVVVLTVIVFGGTTAGMLEILNIKTGCADENSEDSDDEFDIETPRVVSSLPSYTDNPNNGSSNDNNNNINRGVDNRQSFRETVGSLFSNDQWFQNFDEQVLKPVFLDQPTGGMTNSMSRQHSPARQLADLNLSNRNE